From the genome of Silvibacterium dinghuense:
CAGGTCGGCAATGTCATCGCCGGAGAGGCCGTCGGTCTCGCTCGGGCTCTGCTGCGTGAAGGCTCCGCTGAAGGTGTAGGTGCCGGGCGCGTTGCTGTAGTCCTGAAAGTCGAGGCGCAGGCGACGATACTCCGCGCCGACTGTGACGTTGTGCTTGCCAAGTGTTTTCGCGAGCGTGCCGTTCACGATCTGCGACTTCCAGTTGTCGAGCTGGTCGGTGTTCTGGCCGAGCTGTGAGTAGTTGGCGAAGAAGATCGTCGGGAAAAACTTGGCCTGCATCTGACTGCTGAGCGAAGTGGGAAAGCCGAGGTTCGCGGGGTCGAAGCCGTTGCTCACTTCCGCGATGAGGTTGGGGAAGCGGTTATTGCCGTAGCGCACGGTCAGTACGGTGGTGGGGTTCAGTATCCATGTGCTGTTGGCCTGCACCGCGTCCACCTGGCGGTGATAGGTATACGAGTAGCTGCCGGGCAGCGTGTGCAGCGGGTTGCCGAGCGGTTGCAGTGCTTCATAGAAGATGTACGAACCGTTTACGGTCCACCACGGGCGAATCTGCTGATCGAGCTTGAGTGTGACTTCCTGTGCGTGGTCGCGAACGTTGTCGGTGCCGGTGTAGGTATTGGCGCCGGAGTTGGGATTGGGGAAGTAGGAGGCGATGTTCTTGCCGACTGTGTTGATGTTGCTAATCACATTGCCCGCGTAAGGGCGGCGCTGCACGGTGCCGCTGGCGTCGGTGTATGTGTCGTACGGGTTGTAGATGGTGTGCAGGGTGCCGTCTGCGTTGTAGTCACCGGAGAAGTCGCCAGTCTTTTCCGCAGCGGTGGGTACGACGAAGGTCTCCGTATAGGGTGAGGTCTGAATATAGCCTTCCGCGCCGATCCAGAAGAAAGTCTTGTTTTGGCCGTCGTAAACATGCGGAATGACCAGCGGTCCGCCGAGCGATGCACCCCAGTTGTAGTACGGACTATCGGGGCGAGCAATGCCTTCGCGGTTGGCGAAGAAGTCGTTGGCGAGCCACGCCGTCTGGCGGGTTTCGCCAAAGACGGAGCCATGCAGTTGATTCGAACCGGAGCGCAGTAGCGTGTTGAAGACACCGCCGCCGGTGCGGCCCACCTGCGCGTCATAGGTGAGCGCCTGCACCTTTACGTCCTGGATGGACTCGATGGTGGGGATAGCGATGGGGCGGTTGTTGGTATCGGTGATGGGCACGCCGTCGACGAGATAGAGATTCGAGGCGACAGGGCCACCGGCGATCGAGGTGGCCGAGGTGCCGTTCTGATCGGCAAAGCGGATGAACTGCGGGTTGCCGGTGTTGACGAAGACGCCGGAGAGTCCGGCGGCGATGTACGGATTGCGGCCCAGCACGGGTACGTCTTCCAGACGCTTCTGGTCGAGGTTGGTGCTGATGGAGGCGGTCGAGTTATCGACCAGCGGCGCTTCGGCCGAGACCTGCACGACGTTGCTCGCGGTACCGAGGCTCAGCGGCACGTCGAGGGTGAGGAAGTCCTGCGTAGCAAGCGCAATATGCGTGCGCTCGGCGGGCGCAAAGCCGGGGGCGCTGATCTTGAGCGTGTAGACCGAGGGCTGGAGAGCGTTGAAAACGTAAGCTCCGGCGCCGTCTGTATCGGTGGAGCGGACCTGCGCGGTGTGTTCGTCGGTCAGAGTGATAGATGCACTCTTAATGGTTGCGCCGCTTGGGTCGGTGACGGTGCCGCGCAGCTGGCCGTTGTAGGTCTGCGCCCGGACTGGGGCGATGGCTACGATCCACACGAGGAACAGCGCAGATAGGAAGAGAGATGGACGGTAATTCCGCCGATGCGACATAGAGCTCTCCTGAAGTGAAGCAAAAAGAAAAAGGCGGGGAGCGTCTGCCAGGGGGAATCCACGACGCTTGCTCGCGCCAGGTTCGGTCCGGAGGGAAGAAAGGGATTCGCGGTGAGGCTACAGACAACAGACGGACACGCGGTCACTCGACCCGACAGGACAGGCCTGCGAGGAATGACAACAACACGTGCTGGTTTGGAACACCATGCTCTGAGGATATGCAGAGTCGCCTCTATCGTCAACGCATCCACGGTTTTTCTGCGAGCCGGGATGCATTATCAGATTGAAGAGGCCGAATTATCTGCGATCCATTCCATTAAAAATAGAACCTGTCCAGAACGGCGTAGCAATTTTGTTTTGCACGATCGATGCAGGACATCGAGTGGGCCAGAGAAGTGATCTCGAGGCGAGCGCACCTCCAGGCCCCTTACTGCCGAGGGTGCAGCCGCAAGTCTGCGACTGCGAGCAGCGCAGATTCAAACTGAATCAGCACCGGCAAACGAAAATCTAGGAAGCTGGTCCAGCGTTTCTGAAAAGCCGGCGCCTGGTTACCTATCAGATTTCGGTGAGTGCATTGGCGATCTTGCGTAATTCCATGGGACATTGTGGGCCGAACCGCAGGTTCTTCGCGCGTTTATCATTACTGGACAATTTGCAACAACCAGTTCACCACGTCTTTGATCGCACCGGGATCGCTATGTGTACTGTGCCGAAGACTCCCTGTGCTGTTCGGCAAAATTTGCCGAACAGACCATGTCCCGATTGGAGTTGTCTCAACTCCCACATCGGCAAACGGAAGTATCAAAGCACCGCCGACACCAAGAGGCAATGCAGAAACGCAAATCAACGTCAGAAGGACGGGAAGAGCGCCGATGGCTAGAATCACAAGAGCGAGCAACGCAACCATTGCCGCGAGTTGTATCCAGATCCAATAGATCGGTAACCACAAAGCTATGTGAAGCAATGTGTCAACCAAAGACCCCTCGGGCGCAAAAGCTTTAGCTATTAGTAGAGGAATGAAAAGCACCGTCCAAAGACCGGCCCACCATTCAAGCCTGCTGCGATGCCGTATTACAAAATTAAAGCACCATTCGTAAAGTAACGGCCCAGAGACAAGCAATTGTATATACCGAAGTGCTACTTGAGAGGCAAGCCAAGAAGCGAATTGGAACATGCTTATCGCACCCGTAGCTTCATCGCCGATGCACCGCAGAATTAGCAGCTTAGTATCTGGGGGGATATGTACCATCAGCTTTTCTGCCACGTCTTCTGCATAAGCTCTCCAAAACAGAGTCAGGGCAAATAAGGCCAAAGCAAAGACGATCCCTCCTCCAAATACAGCAAATCCGTATATCGGTGAGTCATGAGCTGACTGCCAAAGCAGGCGATCGAAGAAATATACCCAAGAGAAAAAACCTAAGAGCAAGACCGCTGCCGAAAGCAAGATAGTTCCGGTAGAGCCATAGTGTCGCACTTGAGCACTGAAAAATGGGGTCGATAAACAGACGACATTTACGGTCGGAGCCAATTTGCCGATCTCAACAGCTCGTAACGCAACATTGCCACCGTGGCTGTGAGCAATGACGAAATGGACGGCCTCAGGGCGTTCACGACATCGAGCGTTCAGCTCTATTGCGAGTATTTGGGCGGCATTTTCCCGATTAGCGACCGAGTTTTTTCCTCTCCAACTACGCTGAAAGAAGGTGCAGTTTGGAATGGCGGTCTCAATTGCCATTCTAATAGCAGAACCGTCTTTCATCCATGCGGCTCTGGATGCCCACGTGCCGTTGACTAGGGTTACGACGATTGCTCTCTCTGGCTGCATGAACTTGGGCTGACCTTTTCCGGTTGCTTTCCTGTCCGAGCATATCCCAGCGATTGGTTGATGTGCTTTCTATTGGATCAGAAAGCTCAACGCTAGTGTCTCGACCAGTCCTTAGAAAGCGACGAGTGTCCAGAAACGAGGCCGGGGCTGGTCTCTCAACTGACGAAAACAGGCCTATGCGCTCATTGAGACACTTCAGCGGCCGACAAAAATTCGTAATAGGAGCTCCAAACCGCGTTCTCGAGCGATCCGGCAGTTAAAGCTCCTTCTATCGGTTTGCGCCTGCCGCTTCGTGACTGCACTGAGGCTGTGACAAAGTGTGACAATCTTTGACCGATTGTGACTTTTAAGCCTAAACAAGAATGCCGATTCGGGTGTCTTCTATAGAGACCGAATCGCATCGCAGAAGAACGCCAATTGGCAATTATCGTGGACTCTTCGATCCGCTCCGAAGAGCGTCTTGATTGAGGATTCTATTGTTTTCACGGTATTCGGCGAAGGTATCGAGGTTGGATTGCTTCCTGGGAGAGGGGTAGATGAAGCGTTGCTTTGTACTTCTGATCGCTGCATTCGCTTTCACCGCCGTCGATCAATCGGCCCATGCTGCTGTCTTCAAGGCTGGGGCCGGGAAAGCCGACATTCAGATTTCGAGCGAAATGCTGCCCGTCGAAGGTTACACCGGCCAACACGATGCCATTTCGACGCGTGTGCTTCTTCTCGATGAGGACAAGACGCGCATCGCGCTCCTGGTGGTGGATACGCCTTCCGTCCAGGACGCGCTCGTCGCGCACTGGAAAGCCATATTGAGCAAGGTCACGGGCGTGACGGCAGAAAACACGCTGGTGATCGCGAGTCATGACACCTCGGCGCCGCACATATCTTTTGGCGAAGCTATCCGCTCAAACTCAACGGCTGGGGCTGTAAAAACAAATGATCCATCCAGCGGTCAGCCTTCAGGCCAGGGACAAAGGAGACAGCAGACTCCCGAGGAGATCGCTCATGCGAAATCCTATGCGGACGCGGTCGATGCCTCGGTACAGGCAGCTGCGGAGAAGGCCGTTGCGACGCTGCAACCGGCAAAGATTGGGTATGGGCGCGGCACAAGCCGCATCAACGTTTATCGCAACGTCCGGACGCCGAAGGGCTGGACGATAGGTTATGACGATAGTGGATTTACCGATCCTTCACTTGCTCTGATTCGATTGGAATCCACGGACGGTAAGCCACTGGCGTGGCTGATGAACTATGCCGTGCGTCCCGCTGTGATGGAGCAGTCCACGACGGCACAGGGTGGAAAGCTGATCTCCGGCGATCTCATCGGCAAGGCCGAACGCTATCTCGAATCCGAGTCCGGCTCCGATGCGGTCGCCATGTTCGTTATGGGAGCGGCCGTCGATCAGTCTCCATATCTGATGTCCAATCGCTTCGTCATCGACAAGGACGGAAACTCCTCGCGTGTTGATATTCACGAGGCGGGTTTCTATCTCGTGGACCTTCTCGGGGAGCGTCTGGGCAGCGATGCCGTGCGTGTGAACGCAGGGGTCATGTCGGAGGTGCCGAAAGGTCTTCATCTAACGCGAGAGCGCGTCGACGTTGCCTCGCAAAGCAGCGGGCACGAGATCTCTCCTGGCGGAGGAGCGGCGGAGAATCCGCTGCCGGTACCCTTTTCTATTCTCCGCATCGGAGACATTGTGCTTGTGGGCGTGGTGCCGGAACTCAACGCGGATATCGGCACCCAGATCAAGGCGGAATCACCCTTTCCGCAAACAGTCGTGGTGACGATGGTGGATGGTTCCGCGA
Proteins encoded in this window:
- a CDS encoding carboxypeptidase regulatory-like domain-containing protein, producing MSHRRNYRPSLFLSALFLVWIVAIAPVRAQTYNGQLRGTVTDPSGATIKSASITLTDEHTAQVRSTDTDGAGAYVFNALQPSVYTLKISAPGFAPAERTHIALATQDFLTLDVPLSLGTASNVVQVSAEAPLVDNSTASISTNLDQKRLEDVPVLGRNPYIAAGLSGVFVNTGNPQFIRFADQNGTSATSIAGGPVASNLYLVDGVPITDTNNRPIAIPTIESIQDVKVQALTYDAQVGRTGGGVFNTLLRSGSNQLHGSVFGETRQTAWLANDFFANREGIARPDSPYYNWGASLGGPLVIPHVYDGQNKTFFWIGAEGYIQTSPYTETFVVPTAAEKTGDFSGDYNADGTLHTIYNPYDTYTDASGTVQRRPYAGNVISNINTVGKNIASYFPNPNSGANTYTGTDNVRDHAQEVTLKLDQQIRPWWTVNGSYIFYEALQPLGNPLHTLPGSYSYTYHRQVDAVQANSTWILNPTTVLTVRYGNNRFPNLIAEVSNGFDPANLGFPTSLSSQMQAKFFPTIFFANYSQLGQNTDQLDNWKSQIVNGTLAKTLGKHNVTVGAEYRRLRLDFQDYSNAPGTYTFSGAFTQQSPSETDGLSGDDIADLLTGLPVSGEIDLSTLLHTYLDYSAVFAQDDWRVTPKLTLNLGLRWESETGLKEDHNQLAVGFDRTATALLSGSTSVTGGVLFAGVDGHPSDIGNLSRLKFAPRIGASYQLTPKTVVRGGYGILYAPIRYDPTASLAPGYTQANQYVASNDNDQTPAGTLSNPFPNGLTKPAGNSAGLLTGVGNSVSSYDQDYKAPRVQQFSVDVERELPQNVAVDVAYIGSRSVNLSPSPTSSTAVNINQLNPSNFTQGSALNNQVSNPLYVAGGSGIIGETSVSRSQTLRPFPQFTSVNLFLSSAHADYNALLVKAEKRASHGVNLLASFTWSRNMDSSFATANSIQSVGASAPQNVYDLEAEYSHSVSDTPFRFVAGVLWDLPFGQGQLRTGHHWLDETVSHWQLNVLPTFRSGFPVTVTQSSNPNSTIAGNSVQRPNIQKGVSLGTKGSLYDRLNGYINSAAFTASSAYTFGDAPRTLSLRGPGYENWDISLFKNVVVRERLNIQYRAETFNTFNTPLFGGPNTAYGSSTFGQITSEANFPRYLQMGLHITY